The following are encoded in a window of Peromyscus eremicus chromosome 12, PerEre_H2_v1, whole genome shotgun sequence genomic DNA:
- the Clxn gene encoding calaxin: MNRKKLQKLTDTLTKSCKHFNKFEVNCLITLFYNLVGDVAERPGVVIGLDRNAFRNILHVTFGMTDDMIMDRVFRGFDKDNDGCVNVSEWIHGLSLFLRGTLEEKMKYCFEVFDLNGDGFISKEEMFHMLKNSLLKQPSEEDPDEGIKDLVEITLKKMDQDHDGKLSFADYENAVREETLLLEAFGPCLPDPKSQMEFEAQVFKDPNDFNDM, from the exons ATGAACCGAAAGAAACTACAGAAGTTGACGGACACCTTAACTAAAAGTTGCAAACATT TTAATAAATTTGAAGTGAACTGTCTTATTACACTTTTCTATAACTTGGTGGGTGATGTAGCGGAAAGACCAGGGGTAGTCATTGGACTAGATCGTAATGCATTTCGGAACATCCTGCACGTGACATTTGGAATGACAGATGACATGATTATGGACAGAG TATTTCGAGGTTTTGATAAAGACAATGATGGCTGTGTAAATGTATCAGAGTGGATTCATGGATTATCACTGTTTCTTCGAGGGActttagaagaaaaaatgaaat ATTGTTTTGAAGTGTTTGATCTGAATGGTGATGGCTTCATTTCAAAGGAAGAGATGTTCCACATGCTGAAGAACAGTCTTCTCAAGCAGCCCTCTGAGGAGGACCCTGATGAAGGAATTAAAGATTTGGTTGAAATTACGCTTAAGAAAATG GaccaagaccatgatgggaagttgtcctttgcagaCTATGAGAACGCTGTGAGAGAAGAGACCCTTCTACTGGAAGCCTTTGGGCCATGCCTGCCTGATCCAAAG